Proteins encoded together in one Triticum dicoccoides isolate Atlit2015 ecotype Zavitan chromosome 7B, WEW_v2.0, whole genome shotgun sequence window:
- the LOC119336726 gene encoding alpha/beta hydrolase domain-containing protein 17B-like isoform X1: MLSGCSVSSLAARFAFFPPDPPTYALRKDEATGRLVASGVPRDNALDVLLLDTTRGTKVVAFYLRNPCARLTLLYSHGNAADLAQLYDLFVQLKVNLKVNLMGYDYSGYGASTGKPSEENTYADIEAVYQCLETEYGISQEELILYGQSVGSGPTLHLASRLPRLRGVVLHSAILSGLRVVCHVNFTFCFDIYKNVKKIKKVKCPVLVIHGTDDDVVNWSHGNELWKLAREPYDPLWIKGGGHCNLELYPDFIRHLSKFIREMESVTTKMRLKKIRQSLEPTKTAYRANTATTTTFTTNCCCRIRVRRPSCNLSCSCCDALRKCFAFGAFKCPACCSCFKCCCCCGG; the protein is encoded by the exons ATGCTTTCGGGGTGCTCGGTGTCCAGTCTCGCGGCGAGGTTTGCCTTCTTCCCGCCGGACCCGCCCACCTACGCCCTCCGCAAGGACGAGGCCACGGGCCGCCTCGTCGCCTCCGGCGTCCCGCGGGACAACGCCTTGGATGTGCTGCTCCTCGACACCACCAGGGGGACCAAGGTCGTCGCCTTCTACCTCAGGAACCCCTGCGCGCGCCTCACCCTGCTCTACTCGCACGGCAACGCCGCCGACCTCGCCCAGCTCTACGATCTCTTTGTGCAGCTCAAGGTCAATCTCAAGGTCAATCTGATGGG ATATGACTACTCGGGGTACGGAGCATCTACTGGCAAG CCAAGTGAAGAGAATACATATGCAGATATTGAAGCAGTTTACCAGTGCTTAGAAACCGAGTATGGAATCAGCCAGGAAGAGCTTATCCTGTATGGGCAATCTGTTGGCAGTGGGCCCACATTGCATTTAGCATCTCGTTTACCAAGATTGCGTGGTGTGGTTCTTCACAGTGCTATACTGTCAGGCCTCCGTGTTGTTTGCCATGTGAACTTTACTTTTTGCTTCGACATTTACAAA aatgtcaaaaaaataaagaaGGTGAAATGCCCAGTGCTTGTTATTCAT GGGACCGACGACGATGTTGTGAATTGGTCACATGGTAATGAGTTGTGGAAACTGGCAAGGGAACCGTATGATCCACTATGGATCAAAGGAGGTGGTCACTGCAACCTGGAGCTGTACCCTGACTTCATCCGCCACCTCTCCAAGTTCATCCGCGAAATGGAGAGCGTGACAACGAAAATGAGGCTGAAGAAGATTCGGCAGTCCCTCGAGCCGACAAAGACGGCATACCGCGCGAACACGGCAACAACTACCACCTTCACCACCAACTGTTGCTGCCGTATTCGAGTTCGCAGACCGAGCTGCAATCTCAGCTGCAGCTGCTGCGATGCACTGAGGAAATGCTTTGCATTTGGTGCATTCAAGTGCCCAGCCTGCTGCAGCTGCTTCAAGTGCTGCTGCTGCTGTGGTGGATAA
- the LOC119336726 gene encoding alpha/beta hydrolase domain-containing protein 17C-like isoform X2, which translates to MLSGCSVSSLAARFAFFPPDPPTYALRKDEATGRLVASGVPRDNALDVLLLDTTRGTKVVAFYLRNPCARLTLLYSHGNAADLAQLYDLFVQLKVNLKVNLMGYDYSGYGASTGKPSEENTYADIEAVYQCLETEYGISQEELILYGQSVGSGPTLHLASRLPRLRGVVLHSAILSGLRVVCHVNFTFCFDIYKNVKKIKKVKCPVLVIHHFAT; encoded by the exons ATGCTTTCGGGGTGCTCGGTGTCCAGTCTCGCGGCGAGGTTTGCCTTCTTCCCGCCGGACCCGCCCACCTACGCCCTCCGCAAGGACGAGGCCACGGGCCGCCTCGTCGCCTCCGGCGTCCCGCGGGACAACGCCTTGGATGTGCTGCTCCTCGACACCACCAGGGGGACCAAGGTCGTCGCCTTCTACCTCAGGAACCCCTGCGCGCGCCTCACCCTGCTCTACTCGCACGGCAACGCCGCCGACCTCGCCCAGCTCTACGATCTCTTTGTGCAGCTCAAGGTCAATCTCAAGGTCAATCTGATGGG ATATGACTACTCGGGGTACGGAGCATCTACTGGCAAG CCAAGTGAAGAGAATACATATGCAGATATTGAAGCAGTTTACCAGTGCTTAGAAACCGAGTATGGAATCAGCCAGGAAGAGCTTATCCTGTATGGGCAATCTGTTGGCAGTGGGCCCACATTGCATTTAGCATCTCGTTTACCAAGATTGCGTGGTGTGGTTCTTCACAGTGCTATACTGTCAGGCCTCCGTGTTGTTTGCCATGTGAACTTTACTTTTTGCTTCGACATTTACAAA aatgtcaaaaaaataaagaaGGTGAAATGCCCAGTGCTTGTTATTCAT CATTTTGCCACATAA